The genomic region GAATAGCGTGTATTATTAACAGATAAGGTTGGACCAGCACATCTAATTTCAGATGTAGCTATTAATCTTTGTTCATTAATTGAAATTCCTTCAGCACCAGCTGCTCTTAACTCATTTATTACCTTCAAAATATCGTCATCGTGAATTAAATATAAGTTTAGATTTTCACCGGTTTTCGATTGTTTTTTACTATCATCAATTACAATTGATATTCCCGGCCCTTGCATTGCTAAAACTCCGGCACCCATTTTTATATTTTCAATATCTTTCGATAACGTTTCTTGTTTATTAGTACTTTCTTTTAATTTCTTCACTTCATCTTGCAGACTATCACGTTCTTTTTCTGTTTGACTGAGACGTTGTGACAAATCTTCAACTCGCTGAAACGGAATTGTCGATCTTATATCCTGCGTAGTCTTAAACTGTACAGCCAACATAAAGCCCAATACTACACAAACAAAAGCGATTGCGGCTTGACCTTGCTTTATCGGGAGCATTAAACTTCCTCCTTATTTAAATTTCATAAATGGTGTTGCATAATTAAGATCAATATATTCAACTTTCATATTCTTTGAACTCAATTCTTGTAACAAAGTTTTTGTTAAGTTAGCTTTTTCTGCTAGACGCTCTTTATTACCTAATTTTATTTGAACCGAATTAGTAGTATAAGCTAAAAAATAATCTTGTTTGCTGATATTTACTTCTGAAAGTTTATTCAAAGTAGCTTCATCTAGCATTGCTAGATATTCTAACATGCTTTTAATATTGACGTCATTAACTATATCACCAATATATAAATTTTCCAATACCATTCCTGTAATAATTGGCAAATTAAATTTTTTCACATTTTTAACTGCTGTTAATATAACACCATTTTTATCAAGCTGCAAAAAGCCATAATCACAGGCAATATAGCAGATTGGTTTGCGTTCTTCAATATTTATCACAATTTCCGTAAACATTTTTCTTGTTACAGTGACTTTTTCAACCCGCAAATCACGCTTTAAGCGTTTCTCCGTCTCTGTTACATTTACATTTAAGACATTGTACGGTTTCGGAATTTGAGCAATATTAAAAAGCTCATCTTCTGTTAAAATATTATTGCCAGTTATTGTTACTGTGCCAATATGAAAACTCGGTAAAGTCAATAGATAAAAAATGCAAAAAGATATTATTAGCAGTAAGATAGCGTTGGTTGTAAATTTCCCCTTACTACTTCGCTGTGCCTTTTTATCTTCTTCCATTCATCTTCACCTCTTATTTTGAAAATGGCTTCAATTATTTTTTCAAGGCCATTAATAATATCTTTTCACATAAATCTTCAAAAGTAATTCCTGCTGATTTTGCAGCTTTCGGAACTAAACTCGTCGCTGTCATCCCTGGAATAGTGTTAACTTCCAAGACATAAGGGTTTTCTGCTTGATCCAACATAAAATCTACTCTAGCAACACCTTTACAACCTAATGCTTTAAAGGTGTTTTCTGCAATATTACTAACCTTATCAGCTACAGTTTGTGTTAATTGTGCTGGCACCAGATAATCTGTTGCACCTTTTGTATATTTTGATTGGTAATCATATTTGCCAGAGTGCGGAACAATCTCAATTATCGGTAAAACTGTAATATCTGCACTGCCCATAACTGCAACAGTTAATTCACGTCCCTTAATATATTGTTCAATTAGAATATTATTATCATATTTTTTGGCAATCTCAATCGCTGCACTCAACTCAATATCATTTTCAGCAATCGTAACGCCAATACTTGAGCCCTGCGCAACAGCTTTTACAACTACCGGCAAGCCAAATTCAGCTATAATATTTCCCTTCGTTGTTGAGTTGATCTCTTCTTTTTTAAACAATTTAGCCGGGGGCGTTGGAATTTCTTCCGCTTTAAAAATTTGCTTTGAAACTGCTTTATCCATTGCAATAGCACTGGCTAAGACACCGGAGCCGGTATAAGGAATATCCAATAATTCCAATGCTCCTTGCAAATAGCCATCTTCACCAAATTTGCCATGAATGGCGTTAAAAACAACTTCACCTTGGTGTTCCTTCAACTGTTCAAACAATCGTGGTGGATCAAGCTCCAATCCAATGGCATTATAACCTTTACTTTGTAAGGCCGCTAAAATAGCATTACCGGTATTAAGCGAAACCTCACGTTCTGAGGAAGGCCCACCCATAAGCACTATAATTTTTTTATTCATCATTTAAGACTCCTCCATAGAGAAATCATTATTTATTTAATGATTCCAATAATTCTTCTCCAGTTAAAAATATATCTCCAGCACCCATTGTCATAATTAAATCTCCATCCTTCGCAATATCAGCTAAGTACTGTGAAATATCACTACGTTGTTCAATATAAACAACCTCTTGTCCGATTTGTTCTTTTATTCTTTCCGCTAACAATTTTCCGGTAACTCCAGCTATTGGAGCTTCACCTGCAGAATATATTTCCGTTAAAATTAGAATGTCACTTTCTTTAAAACAGCTTACAAACTCTTCAAATAATAAATTAGTTCTAGAATAACGATGCGGTTGAAATGCACAAATCAAACGGTGCGGTTTTGTTTGTCTTGCCGCCACTAAAGTTGTTGCTATTTCTGTTGGGTGATGCGCATAATCATCGACCACCCAAATCCCCTTGGTTTTTCCTTTAGTCTGAAATCTTCTTTTTGCGCCATTAAAATAGTCAAACCCTTTTTGCATCGTTTCAAAGTCAATTCCCAATTTCAAACAAACTACAATTGCTGCTAAGGCATTAGCAACATTATGTTTTCCCGGAACATTTAACTTTATTGAACCAATTTTAGCATCATCTTTATAGACATCAAATAATGTATTAGCACCATCAGCTACTATATTTTTCGCCATATAATCAGCTTTAGAATTTAAAGCATAGCTAACATATTTCACTGCAATTTCTGGTGCTAAATTTTTCACATAATCATTATCAAAGCATAATACTGCTAACCCAGTATCTGTTGATAAATTTCCTAGAAATTTTTTAAAGGTCGCTAAGATATTTTCCATACTGCCATAATAATCCATGTGGTCGTTTTCAATATTAGTAACTATCGCAATTTCTGGCAAAAGTTTTAAAAATGAACCATCACTTTCATCTGCCTCCGCTACTAAATACTCACCATTACCAAGTTTAGCATTACTTTGTAAATAGTCAACTTCACCACCGATAATAGCCGTCGGATCAATTCCCGCAACATCTAGTAACACCGCTAACATTGAAGTCGTCGTTGTTTTCCCATGTGCCCCGGCTACCGCAATACCTTTTTCATTATTAAGTAACGTTGCCACAATATCAGAGCGGTGATAAACCGGAATATTATTATCAATAGCCGCTACCACTTCCGGATTATTTTTAGCAATAGCGGTCGAAACTACAATAGCATCGACACCATTAACATATTCAGCTTTATGCCCTTGATAAATGTCAGCACCCAACGCTTTTAATTTTTTAACAATTTCAGATTCACTAAGATCCGATCCTGAAACTTTATAACCTTGTTCTAATAATACTCGAGCAATAGCGCTCATTCCCGAGCCACCAATACCGACAAAATGAATTTTTTTTAATTCTGTTAACAAGAAAAACGCTCCTTTTTAGCTAGTTTAATAATTAAATCCGCTATCAATTGGCTTGAATTAGGCTTACCAATTTTAACACAGGCCTGTTTCATTACCAATAAACTCTCTTGATCGTTAAATAAACTTTCAATTATTCCAATAAGTTTTCCTGAAGTTACTTCATTATCCTTAACAACAATTCCAGCACCACTATTTTCAATAACTTTTGCATTATATTCTTGGTGGTTTTCTGCTGCATAAGGATAAGGAATTAGTATCGCCGGTACTGCTCTTGCCATCAATTCTGCAATTCCTAATGCTCCGGCTCGGAAAATACCCAAGTCAGCACTAGCTACGCCTAGTGGCATCTCATATAGATAAGGTTTTATTACAATATTATCAATTTCATCAATCTTTAAATCAATTTTCAGTTTATCAACTATTGTATTATAATCACCTTTACCAGTAATATGCAATAGTTGAATTTTTTTGTTATTGGCAAAATATTTATGTACACCCAACATTGCAAAATTAATACTTCTGGCACCTCTACTACCACCAGAAATAACTACCGTAAATTTATCTTCTTTTAAGCCTAACTCTTTAAGTGCTACAGCTTTCTGTGCTGTCATAATTTCATCGCGAATTGGATTTCCCGTAAAGAAAACCTTTTTAGCCGAAAAATACTGTTTCGCTTCTTGATACCCAACTGCAACTGCATCAACAAACTTACCCAATATTTTATTAGTAATACCAGGTATAACATTTTGTTCTTGAATAAGCGTTGGTACTTTCATTAATGCAGCCGCTAATAATACCGGACCACAAACATAGCCTCCGGTACCAACAACCACATCAGGCTTAAACTCTTTTATTATTTGATATGATTTAAAAATACTGTTAAAGGATTTTAGCATAATTTTAATGTTTTTAACAGTAAGAGCTCTTCTAAAACCTTGGACATCAATAGTTTTAAAAGCAATACCGGCTTTTGGTACAATATCACTTTCCATCCCACAATCAGTACCAATATACAAAAACTCACAGTCATGGACATTCTTTTTTATTTTATTAATCAAGGTTAACGCCGGATAGATATGACCGCCGGTTCCACCACCTGAAATAATTATTTTCATGCCAATCTCCCATATATTATCTCTTTAAATTTTTCACCAATTGTTTGAAAACTTTACCACGTTCTTCATAGTTCTTAAACATATCATAGCTAGAGCAAGCCGGCGACAATAACACCACTTGATTAATTTTAGCAATTTCGTGAGCATAAGCTACTGCATCTTCCATTGAAGTTGCAGTATAGATATTATCAATCTTATGTTTAAGAGCATTTTCTTTAAATCGAGCGGTAGCTTCGCCGATCAGAATTAAACAAACCGTTTTCTTTTTTATCTCTTGCATAAACTGCGTTAAATCTGTCATTTTATCATGCCCTCCAGCTAATAAAATAACACCACCTGCAAACGCCTCTAAGGCTTTGATTGCTGATTCAGGATTAGTCGCTTTAGAGTCATTATAATATTCAATACCATTAATAGTATCAACAAATTCAATCCGATGTTCTACACTTTTAAATTCTTTTAAGACCTTCGCTAAAACTTCTGCTTTCAACCCTAAAATAATGCCAAACGCACAGGCTGCCATTGCATTTTGAATATTATGCTCACCTTTTATCTGCAAGTCATCCTTATGGCAGATAATATTTTTTTCACCATCAAACAAACTTACAATTTGATGATTTTCTAAAAATATACCTTCCCTCAAAGTAGCCTTCGTACTAAAGAATAATACCTTCCCCTTGCTCTTAGCGGCAAGTTTCGCTACTTTGGTATCATCATAATTTAACACTAGAAAATCATTTTCATCTTGCTGTGCAAAAATTTTTTCTTTGGCCGCTTGATAATTTTCTATGTTACCATGTCTATCAATATGGTCAGGCGTAATATTTAATATTGCTGCAATATGAGGTTTGAAATCGCAGACCCCTTCCAACTGAAAACTTGAAATCTCAGCAATTATTAAGTCATCAGCTTGTGCTAAAATAGCCTCGTTCGATAATGCCATCCCAATATTGCCACCAACATGTACCTTTTTCCCGGTTTGTGTTAATAATGAACTTAGTAAAGTAGTGGTAGTAGTTTTACCATTAGTACCAGTAACTGCTAAAATTGGTGCTTGGGCTAACTGAAAAGCGACTTCGACTTCACTCAGTACAATAATCCCTTTAGCTTTCGCTGCAAGCACTAACGGTGCATTAATAGAAATTCCCGGTGAAATTATCATATAATCCAAATCAGCTAAAATAGCTTCATCTTGTTCCCCAAAGTTTAAAGAAACACCACTATCAATTAATCCTGTTAAATCATGATTAACATCTTCAATTTTTTTACTATCACTTAAACAAACCTGTGCACCGATCTCTTGTAAAACTTTCGCTACGGAAATTCCACTAATACCGGCTCCTACTACCAATATTTTTTTATTTTTAAAAATCATCTTATAAGCCTCCCGCCGGACTGTTAAATAATATTATTAAAGCAACTAAACTACAAATTAAACCGGCTGACCAAAAAACAGTTACAACCTTAGTTTCATTCCAACCGCCAAGTTCAAAATGATGATGTAGTGGACTCATTCTGAAAACTCTTTTACCCCTTGTTTTATAAGAAGTTACCTGAATTATGACCGATAACGCTTCCATAACAAAAACCAGTCCCAAAATCGCTAGTAATATTATCGTTTTTGTTAAAATAGCTACTATTGCTAAAGCTCCACCGAGTGCTAATGAACCGGTGTCTCCCATAAAAACTTTAGCTGGGTAATAGTTGAACTTTAAAAAGGCTAAAGTTGCACCAAGAACAGCCGCACAAAAAATCGCTAAATCAAGTTGATTTAGATATAAGCAAATAATCATATAAGTTATCAATGCAATACTAGCAGTTCCCGCAGCTAACCCGTCTAGTCCATCCGTCAAGTTAACAGCATTAGTTGTCCCTACCAGCACAAAAAATAAGAGCGGATAATAAAAATAGTCCAATTCTAATTTATGATCTAAAAATGGAATCCATATATCAGTTCCCAATTGCAAATAATTGATACTAATATATGATAATGCCACTGCCATAAAAATCTGACCTAATAATTTTTCTTTAGCTTTAAGCCCTAGTGATCTTTTTAAAACAACCTTAATAAAATCATCAATAAAGCCCAGTAAAGCATGTCCTAAGGTAATAAATAATGCCAATATAATTTCGATACTGAATTTAGCAAAAAATAACGTTGAGATAGTAAGCCCTAATAAAATAATAAGCCCACCCATAGTCGGTGTTCCTGCTTTTACGTAATGACTTTCCGGACCTTCTTCTCTAATACTTTGTCCAAATTTCATTTTTCTTAGTATCGGTATTAACTTCGGTGCACACAAAAAAGCAACGACTGCTGAAAGCAACGCCGCATACAATAAACTATCCATTTAAATCCTCCTGTTAAAACAATCCCTCTAACGTTTTTTCCATTTTCATCCCACGAGAACCCTTAATTAACACAGTATCACCAGCTTTTAGGTTTTTTCGTAAAATATTTTTAATATCTTCATGATCAACAGCTTCATATACATTTATGATACCGTTATTTTTGGCTTGCACCGCAATATTTTTGGCAGCTTCGCCTAAAGTTATTACAAGCTCTACTTTATTTTTAGATAAAATATCGCCAATCTTCAGATGAGCATCTTTAGAGATATCACCTAATTCTAACATATCACCTAATACTGCTACTTTACGATTTGGTGCAATTTTACTTAGCGATTCAATGGCCGCATTCATCGACATGGGGCTGGCATTATAAGCATCATTGATAAACGTATAGTCTTTCAGTTTCATAACCGCCAATCTCATTGCACTAAGTGACAATTGATCTAAGCCCTTTTGAAGTTCTTGTGACTCAAGCTTCATTCTATGCCCTAACGCGATGGCCGCCAAACTATTATATAAGTTGTGTTTGCCTACTAATGGCACTCTGCAACAATATTTTTGATTTTGATAAGTATAGTTAAATTTTGTCTCTGTCTGATAGTATTCAATATCCGTAGCCTTAACATCAGCTTCATTATCAATGCCAAAGTAGATAACCTCTGCCAATGTTTTTTCTGCCATTTTTTTCACATTTTCATCGTCAGAATTCAAAATTACCAAGCCCTCTGCCGGTATAGCTTGAACCAACTCACTTTTTGCTTTGGCAATATTATCAATATTACCTAACAGCTCCATATGAGTTTCACCAACATTAGTTACAATAGCAATATTAGGTTTTGCAATTTGTGTTAATTCTTTAATATGACCAAGTCCACGCATTCCCATTTCAACAACTGCCACCTCATGTTGTGGTTGCAGTTGTAATAATGTTAAGGGCAGTCCTATTTCATTATTAAAATTACCGGCAGTCTTGTGAACATTATACTTTGCACTGAGCACTGCCGCTGCCAAATCTTTAGTAGTAGTCTTACCATTAGAACCGGTTATCGCAACTATCGGAATGTCAAATTTTTCACGATAACATCGAGCTATTTGTTGATAAGCCTTCAATGGATTAGCTACCGTAATAACTGTTATATTATCAGCTAAGTCATATTTAAAATCTTTACTGATAACAAGACCAGTAGCCCCTTTTTCTATTGCCAGTGTTATAAAATTATGACCATCAAAATTTTCGCCACTTAAGGCAATGAAAATTTCTCCGGCAACAATTTTTCTAGTATCAGTATTTACTCCGGAGAACTCAGTATAAACTTTTTTTAAAACAGCACCATCAGTAGCACTAATAATCTCATTAAGCTTAAATGTTGACATTATTAATCTCCCTCAATAATTCACCAGCAGTTTCACGATCATCAAAATGAATCGTTTCATTTTTTAATATTTGATAATTTTCATGACCTTTACCGGCAATAATTACAATATCATCTTTTTGTGCAAGCTTAATAGCTTTTTTTATCGCCTCATACCGTTCAGTGATTTTTTCATAGCTTTTAGCACCAAGAACCGGTAATATCCCTGCTTCAATTTCACTCAGAATAAATTCCGGATCTTCCGTTCTTGGATTATCAGAAGTAGCAATAACAATGTCTGATAGTTCTGTTGCTATTTTCCCCATAATCGGTCGTTTAGTTCTATCACGATCTCCACCACAACCAAACACCGTTATAATTCTCTGGGTTGTTATTTCTCTGGCAGTTTTTAATATGTTTTCCAAACCATCCGGTGTATGTGCATAGTCAACAATAACACTGAAATCTTGTCCTTCATCCACTAATTCAAATCTACCGGCAACGCAATTTGCCTCCTCCAGTGCTTCTTTTATTACCATAGCCTCAACTTTTTCTGCTAATGCTATACCAACCGCCGCTAATACATTGTAAACATTAAAAATTCCGGTAATTTTTAATGTTAAATTTATGTTTGTGAGCCCCTTTATCTCAAAGGAAGCACCTTTTGCTAAAACCTGAACATTTTCAGCTTTTAAAGAAGCAACATTGTTGATACCGTAAGTAATAATATTACAATCATCACTAGTCGCTGCTAGCATACTTATTCCAGCCTTATCATCAACATTAACAACCGCACTTTTACTAGCCTTAACATTACTGTTATTATTTAACAACTTAAATAATTTTGCTTTTGCTACGGTGTAGTTTTCAATTGTTTTATGAAAATCCAAATGATCTTGAGTCAAGTTAGTAAATGCCGCTACATCAATTTCACAGCAAATAATTCGCTCTAATTCTAAAGCGTGTGATGATATTTCCATAACAACATAGTCTATTTTTGCATCATACATTTTATATAAAATCTGTTGTAACTCAATAACATCAGGGGTAGTATTATTAATTGGCAAAATTTCATTTTCAATCATTATTTGAATCGTTCCAATAACTCCAACCTTATAGCCGGCCTTTTGTAAAATATTTTTAGTTAAATAACTGGTGGTAGTTTTCCCGTTTGTCCCAGTTATCCCGATGATTCTCATCTTTGTTCCCGGATAATCATAAAAATAAGGAACAATAATTTTGATTGTTTCCCGTACATCGCTAACAACTATTAAGGTTATGTGCGGTGGTACAGTTATTTCTTTTTCCGCTAAAATAGTATTCGCACCTTTTTCAATTGCTTGTATTGCAAAATCATGTCCATCAACTTTTGCCCCGTTCATGCAAACAAATAATGTTCCCGACACAACTTTTCGTGAATCTTGCTCTATCCCTGTTATTATTTTTTCACAATCACCAATTATTTTATAATCAGTTATTAATTCTAATATTTTTTTTAACTCTTTTGTCATAAGAGTTCCTCCCACTATATCAAAATATTTCTCTAAAAATAAATTATAGCACCAACTTAGCACCCTTTTCAATTAGAAAGACACTGTATTTAAACTTATCTTAAAAAGTTATATCTTAAATTTAAAATAGCAGCCAATGGCTGCTATTTAGTTTATCTAAATTCCGCTACACAACTATTCTAGCTATTGGTATTAACAAAATATACATTCTTTGGTAAGGTCATTCCTAATTTCCCAACAGCAATAGTCTGAATTCTTTCCGGAGACTTTAGCTTAGCAATATCTAGTTTTAATCTTTCATTTTCTTGATCTAATTTATTAACTTGACCTTTGAGCTCTACCAATTCATAACCATTTCTTATCACCATTTCACTTCTCACCATAGTAAACATTGCAAAAAATAAAATAAGACCAACCATAATTAAACATTTACTACGAAGTTCAGTATTAATAGTTAAATTTTGTTTTATCTCAACCTTATTTACAACATTATCTTCATAATATAGCTCAAATTCTCTTTTTCTCTCAGCTAACATTTCTTAATCCTCCAAAGTTAGTTACAGTTTTTCTGCAACTCTTAATTTAGCACTCTTTGCTCTGGAATTTTCATTTAACTCTTTCTCTGTAGCTGCCATCGGTTTTCCTATAATCTTGACTTTAGGCTTTAAATTACACACACACATTGGTAATCTTGGAGGACAGATGCAACCTTTGCCCAAGCTTTGAAAAGTTTGTTTAGTAATTCTATCTTCCAAAGAATGAAAAGTTATAACACAAATACGCCCTTTTTTCGCTAATTTATCAACTGCTACTTTAAATGTATTTTCTAAAATGTTTAATTCATTATTAACTTCAATTCTGATTGCCTGAAAAGTTCTTTTAGCTGGATGACCGCCTTCTTTTCTGGCTGCTGCCGGAATAGCTTTTTTTATAATTTCTACTAACTCGCCGGTAGTTTCAATAGCCTTAACCTTACGCTCAGCTACTATAAACTTTGCAATTCGTTTTGCCCAACGCTCTTCTCCGTATTTTAGAATAAGAGTTGCTAAATTTTCTTCTTCATATTTATTTACAACTTCGTATGCTGATAAAGAATCATTAGGGTTCATCCTCATATCTAGCCTAGCATCCTGCATATATGAAAATCCTCGTTCAGCTTTATCAAGCTGATGTGAAGATACTCCTAAATCAAATAAAAATCCGTCTACACTCTCAACTTTTAATTGATTTAAAACTTCCACTAAATTAGAAAAATTGTTATTGACAATATCAATTCTACATTTAGCACCTGCTAAGCGTTCTTTAGCAACGGAAATTGCCGTTGGATCTTGGTCAATACCGATAAACCAAGCTTTTTCGTTCAATCTTTCGATAACCCTTAACGCATGACCACATCCCCCTAAAGTACAATCAACATAGACTCCTTCAGGCTTTGTAACCAAATTTTCTATTGTTTCTTCCATTAAAACACTTATATGATGAAAATCCACAAGTCAACCCTCTCATATGCCCAAATCAACCAGATTTTCGGCTATTTCTGCAACCATTGGTGCAACCTTATTATTATAATTATCCCACTCTACTTTACTCCAAATTTCAATTCTATTTGAAACCCCAATAATTATAACATCTTTATCTAGTTTAGCATAATCTCTTAACGATAGTGGTAATAAAATTCGGCCATTTCTATCAGGTTCTAATTCCGCCGCCCCTGCAAAGAAAAATCTTACAAACGCTCTGGCTTCAGCTTTCGCCATCGGTAATTGTTTCAATTTGGTTTCAAGGATCTGCCATTCAGCTTTAGGATAAATAAACAAACAATTGTCTAAGCCCTTTGTTATAATAAAGCTTTCTCCTAACTCATCCCGCAATTTAGCTGGTAGTATCAATCGTCCTTTAGGGTCAACTGTATGAAAATATTCACCCATTAACAAAATATCCACCACCAAACAAAATACATTTACCTTAAACCACTTCAAACCACTTTACTCCACTTTTTCTACTATTCTTGATAAAAAAATAAAATCCTTCCTAAAAATAGAAAGAATTTATTTTTTTAAAAATTATGGTCTTAAGTCCTAATTAAACCAAGTCGTTGCAAGGTTTTTGTGA from Negativicutes bacterium harbors:
- the mraZ gene encoding division/cell wall cluster transcriptional repressor MraZ, yielding MLMGEYFHTVDPKGRLILPAKLRDELGESFIITKGLDNCLFIYPKAEWQILETKLKQLPMAKAEARAFVRFFFAGAAELEPDRNGRILLPLSLRDYAKLDKDVIIIGVSNRIEIWSKVEWDNYNNKVAPMVAEIAENLVDLGI
- a CDS encoding UDP-N-acetylmuramoyl-L-alanyl-D-glutamate--2,6-diaminopimelate ligase, translating into MTKELKKILELITDYKIIGDCEKIITGIEQDSRKVVSGTLFVCMNGAKVDGHDFAIQAIEKGANTILAEKEITVPPHITLIVVSDVRETIKIIVPYFYDYPGTKMRIIGITGTNGKTTTSYLTKNILQKAGYKVGVIGTIQIMIENEILPINNTTPDVIELQQILYKMYDAKIDYVVMEISSHALELERIICCEIDVAAFTNLTQDHLDFHKTIENYTVAKAKLFKLLNNNSNVKASKSAVVNVDDKAGISMLAATSDDCNIITYGINNVASLKAENVQVLAKGASFEIKGLTNINLTLKITGIFNVYNVLAAVGIALAEKVEAMVIKEALEEANCVAGRFELVDEGQDFSVIVDYAHTPDGLENILKTAREITTQRIITVFGCGGDRDRTKRPIMGKIATELSDIVIATSDNPRTEDPEFILSEIEAGILPVLGAKSYEKITERYEAIKKAIKLAQKDDIVIIAGKGHENYQILKNETIHFDDRETAGELLREINNVNI
- the rsmH gene encoding 16S rRNA (cytosine(1402)-N(4))-methyltransferase RsmH gives rise to the protein MDFHHISVLMEETIENLVTKPEGVYVDCTLGGCGHALRVIERLNEKAWFIGIDQDPTAISVAKERLAGAKCRIDIVNNNFSNLVEVLNQLKVESVDGFLFDLGVSSHQLDKAERGFSYMQDARLDMRMNPNDSLSAYEVVNKYEEENLATLILKYGEERWAKRIAKFIVAERKVKAIETTGELVEIIKKAIPAAARKEGGHPAKRTFQAIRIEVNNELNILENTFKVAVDKLAKKGRICVITFHSLEDRITKQTFQSLGKGCICPPRLPMCVCNLKPKVKIIGKPMAATEKELNENSRAKSAKLRVAEKL
- the ftsL gene encoding cell division protein FtsL, with translation MLAERKREFELYYEDNVVNKVEIKQNLTINTELRSKCLIMVGLILFFAMFTMVRSEMVIRNGYELVELKGQVNKLDQENERLKLDIAKLKSPERIQTIAVGKLGMTLPKNVYFVNTNS